The following proteins come from a genomic window of Mytilus trossulus isolate FHL-02 unplaced genomic scaffold, PNRI_Mtr1.1.1.hap1 h1tg000247l__unscaffolded, whole genome shotgun sequence:
- the LOC134701577 gene encoding uncharacterized protein LOC134701577 isoform X1 encodes MDCIDMSNLLDLEEIAKTWAWTAFMKTRSKELSKLKYDDVRLDVNWSRVRFVSEGEEYLDKKMDDVPTIQVVFQSTFQNNTDSEQEHSFQTERTTTCVSTTNITKGFTKGFNVELKLGLPDEVAGITAGFGRETTMETGFEDTNEKSLTWAVNSTVKVPKKTKTTAVMEVKEKEFTASYKMIVKVRGIVFVSITNLKDNNSFIQSVEGDFSEMMKDEAKRGTKGFVVENRTITWDVEGNCKFRFGIEQSVRLEEEPIS; translated from the exons ATGGATTG TATCGATATGTCTAACTTGTTGGACCTAGAAGAAATCGCAAAGACCTGGGCATGGACTGCATTCATGAAAACACGGTCAAAAGAACtcagtaaattaaaatatgacGATGTGAGACTTGACGTTAATTGGTCCAGGGTCCGCTTCGTTTCTGAGGGAGAAGAATACTTAGATAAAAAGATGGACGATGTGCCAACAATTCAAGTTGTTTTTCAGTccacatttcaaaataatacgGATTCTGAGCAGGAACATTCATTCCAAACAGAGAGAACAACGACATGCGTTAGTACGACCAATATAACCAAAGGATTCACGAAAGGCTTTAACGTAGAGCTGAAACTTGGACTTCCGGATGAAGTAGCAGGTATTACCGCCGGGTTCGGAAGGGAGACGACTATGGAAACTGGATTTGAAGATACCAATGAGAAATCGTTAACTTGGGCTGTTAATAGTACAGTGAAGGTGCcgaaaaagaccaaaacaacGGCTGTCATGGAGgtaaaggaaaaagaatttaCCGCGAGTTACAAAATGATTGTGAAAGTCCGCGGGATTGTTTTTGTCTCTATTACAAATCTAAAGGATAACAATTCTTTCATTCAGTCTGTGGAAGGAGATTTTTCGGAAATGATGAAAGATGAAGCTAAAAGGGGGACAAAAGGATTTGTTGTCGAAAACAGAACAATAACTTGGGATGTTGAAGGGAACTGTAAATTTAGATTCGGAATTGAACAATCTGTTCGACTTGAAGAGGAGCCTATTAGttaa
- the LOC134701577 gene encoding uncharacterized protein LOC134701577 isoform X2 — MNIDMSNLLDLEEIAKTWAWTAFMKTRSKELSKLKYDDVRLDVNWSRVRFVSEGEEYLDKKMDDVPTIQVVFQSTFQNNTDSEQEHSFQTERTTTCVSTTNITKGFTKGFNVELKLGLPDEVAGITAGFGRETTMETGFEDTNEKSLTWAVNSTVKVPKKTKTTAVMEVKEKEFTASYKMIVKVRGIVFVSITNLKDNNSFIQSVEGDFSEMMKDEAKRGTKGFVVENRTITWDVEGNCKFRFGIEQSVRLEEEPIS; from the exons ATGAA TATCGATATGTCTAACTTGTTGGACCTAGAAGAAATCGCAAAGACCTGGGCATGGACTGCATTCATGAAAACACGGTCAAAAGAACtcagtaaattaaaatatgacGATGTGAGACTTGACGTTAATTGGTCCAGGGTCCGCTTCGTTTCTGAGGGAGAAGAATACTTAGATAAAAAGATGGACGATGTGCCAACAATTCAAGTTGTTTTTCAGTccacatttcaaaataatacgGATTCTGAGCAGGAACATTCATTCCAAACAGAGAGAACAACGACATGCGTTAGTACGACCAATATAACCAAAGGATTCACGAAAGGCTTTAACGTAGAGCTGAAACTTGGACTTCCGGATGAAGTAGCAGGTATTACCGCCGGGTTCGGAAGGGAGACGACTATGGAAACTGGATTTGAAGATACCAATGAGAAATCGTTAACTTGGGCTGTTAATAGTACAGTGAAGGTGCcgaaaaagaccaaaacaacGGCTGTCATGGAGgtaaaggaaaaagaatttaCCGCGAGTTACAAAATGATTGTGAAAGTCCGCGGGATTGTTTTTGTCTCTATTACAAATCTAAAGGATAACAATTCTTTCATTCAGTCTGTGGAAGGAGATTTTTCGGAAATGATGAAAGATGAAGCTAAAAGGGGGACAAAAGGATTTGTTGTCGAAAACAGAACAATAACTTGGGATGTTGAAGGGAACTGTAAATTTAGATTCGGAATTGAACAATCTGTTCGACTTGAAGAGGAGCCTATTAGttaa
- the LOC134701577 gene encoding uncharacterized protein LOC134701577 isoform X3 — MSNLLDLEEIAKTWAWTAFMKTRSKELSKLKYDDVRLDVNWSRVRFVSEGEEYLDKKMDDVPTIQVVFQSTFQNNTDSEQEHSFQTERTTTCVSTTNITKGFTKGFNVELKLGLPDEVAGITAGFGRETTMETGFEDTNEKSLTWAVNSTVKVPKKTKTTAVMEVKEKEFTASYKMIVKVRGIVFVSITNLKDNNSFIQSVEGDFSEMMKDEAKRGTKGFVVENRTITWDVEGNCKFRFGIEQSVRLEEEPIS, encoded by the coding sequence ATGTCTAACTTGTTGGACCTAGAAGAAATCGCAAAGACCTGGGCATGGACTGCATTCATGAAAACACGGTCAAAAGAACtcagtaaattaaaatatgacGATGTGAGACTTGACGTTAATTGGTCCAGGGTCCGCTTCGTTTCTGAGGGAGAAGAATACTTAGATAAAAAGATGGACGATGTGCCAACAATTCAAGTTGTTTTTCAGTccacatttcaaaataatacgGATTCTGAGCAGGAACATTCATTCCAAACAGAGAGAACAACGACATGCGTTAGTACGACCAATATAACCAAAGGATTCACGAAAGGCTTTAACGTAGAGCTGAAACTTGGACTTCCGGATGAAGTAGCAGGTATTACCGCCGGGTTCGGAAGGGAGACGACTATGGAAACTGGATTTGAAGATACCAATGAGAAATCGTTAACTTGGGCTGTTAATAGTACAGTGAAGGTGCcgaaaaagaccaaaacaacGGCTGTCATGGAGgtaaaggaaaaagaatttaCCGCGAGTTACAAAATGATTGTGAAAGTCCGCGGGATTGTTTTTGTCTCTATTACAAATCTAAAGGATAACAATTCTTTCATTCAGTCTGTGGAAGGAGATTTTTCGGAAATGATGAAAGATGAAGCTAAAAGGGGGACAAAAGGATTTGTTGTCGAAAACAGAACAATAACTTGGGATGTTGAAGGGAACTGTAAATTTAGATTCGGAATTGAACAATCTGTTCGACTTGAAGAGGAGCCTATTAGttaa